In Triticum urartu cultivar G1812 chromosome 6, Tu2.1, whole genome shotgun sequence, the following proteins share a genomic window:
- the LOC125517136 gene encoding uncharacterized protein LOC125517136, translating to MYQKYVAELDTITPEQVEWQPYGADDRLGYTSEFTINPMCLRDRDLWRMRCPLICNRAVEFHLPHRVCRQFGLFQPHPPEWVDTDKALHRLDRRRQRKIKDWGNYHASYVTRFQLCVEEARSSAHAKLREHSPLAFDNYIRWLLENTRLEICPPAYNEDILEEPVNFEDLSKGKYNRDVRVGHGVPAVPVINYVRTEIKKAADESQSILEETSVGKGNDDGSLRAFLKRQAKKLRRLSNLLGCHDPEFDEPSASRYGTPSDPSSHHQRDDVSSSYAYLDDEGAVTQEGDELDDDMTLADAQLRSPYVFKPRKPRCRYTPNDFDNRGNPKVVVGTSRMASLDHEAEAEAEEEVQEEEARPPRKKKIACRRGTRNTRGRH from the exons ATGTACCAGAAGTACGTTGCCGAGTTGGACACGATTACGCCTGAGCAG GTGGAATGGCAGCCATATGGCGCCGATGACAGACTTGGGTACACCTCGGAGTTTACCATCAACCCGATGTGCTTGCGGGATAGGGATCTCTGGCGTATGCGGTGCCCACTGATATGCAACCGGGCTGTTGAGTTTCATTTGCCACATCGCGTGTGTCGTCAGTTTGGTCTGTTCCAACCTCACCCACCGGAATGGGTGGATACGGACAAAGCACTTCATAG GTTGGACAGGAGAAGGCAGCGGAAGATAAAGGACTGGGGCAATTATCATGCTTCGTATGTTACCCGCTTCCAGCTTTGTGTGGAGGAAGCTCGTAGCAGTGCACACGCCAAGCTTCGTGAGCATAGTCCACTTGCTTTTGATAACTACATACGATGGCTTCTTGAAAATACTCGACTTGAGATATGCCCGCCGGCATATAATGAGGATATTCTTGAAGAACCCGTAAACTTTGAGGATCTATCAAAGGGGAAGTACAACAGAGATGTCAGGGTAGGGCACGGAGTCCCTGCTGTTCCGGTGATTAACTATGTG CGCACCGAGATCAAGAAAGCAGCTGATGAGAGCCAGTCTATTCTGGAGGAAACATCGGTTGGAAAAGGCAATGATGATGGTTCACTACGAGCATTTCTCAAG CGTCAAGCCAAGAAGTTAAGGCGGTTATCGAATCTTCTCGGTTGCCACGATCCCGAATTTGATGAACCATCTGCCTCTAGGTATGGTACACCATCAGACCCCTCATCTCACCATCAGAGGGACGATGTGAGTTCCTCATATGCTTATCTGGATGATGAGGGTGCGGTCACCCAAGAG GGCGATGAGCTTGATGATGACATGACTTTGGCGGACGCTCAACTTCGGTCCCCATATGTGTTCAAGCCTAGGAAGCCCAGATGCCGGTACACGCCCAACGACTTTGACAACAGGGGCAACCCAAAGGTGGTCGTAGGGACCTCGCGGATGGCTAGCTTGGATCatgaggcggaggcggaggcggaggaggaagtgCAGGAAGAGGAGGCTCGTCCACCCAGGAAGAAGAAGATTGCCTGCAGGCGTGGCACCAGGAACACGCGCGGAAGGCATTAG